A region from the Aegilops tauschii subsp. strangulata cultivar AL8/78 chromosome 5, Aet v6.0, whole genome shotgun sequence genome encodes:
- the LOC141022285 gene encoding uncharacterized protein — MTYIYASFASTYNFTFSLFYWRIPCHARIFVLDKIGFSDVETMEVKRVYLKTEHGYTFNVKLYNADTYTYFECKTWQGLCKAYAFEPDMVITFDIRPEDDIEGNRDIWVDVQTPPVLPLSYFGSSKHVRRLVDRTYYCPGAELNCEEISHYVSWLEDLHTVKTNFLPALRNGLPMTVVPQWIETKGRMSMVSLRPRYPTLHMSAFRISKSDEYLIVKDWSKIVNDPREVLGGSNEKRNLRLGDRFICMLQYDESGELYMFYTILPEREQQE; from the exons atgacttatatatatgcttcatttgcttcaacttataattttacattttcactattctactggcgcatcccctgccatgcaagaatttttgtcttggataagataggtttcagtgatgtggaaactatggaggtaaagagagtttacctgaagaccgagcatggttatactttcaacgtcaaattatacaatgcagacacatacacctattttgaatgcaaaacttggcaaggactatgcaaggcttatgcatttgagcctgatatggttatcacctttgatattcgtccggaagatgatattgaaggtaatagagacatctgggtcgatgtgcagacgcctccagttctaccattat cttatttcggttcaagcaaacatgtccgacgcttggtagacaggacctactactgtcccggggctgaactaaactgcgaggagataagtcattatgtttcatggcttgaggatcttcatactgtcaagacaaattttcttcctgcacttagaaat ggactcccgatgacagttgtgcctcagtggatcgagactaaaggtcgcatgtcaatggttagcttacggccaagatatcctacattgcacatgagtgcattcaggatttctaaaagcgatgaatacttaatagtgaaagattggagcaaaattgttaacgatcccagagaagtactagggggcagcaatgagaAGCGCAACCTACGATTAGGAGACAgattcatctgcatgctccagtatgatgaatcaggagagctatacatgttctatactattttacctgagagagagcagcaggagtga